From Erigeron canadensis isolate Cc75 chromosome 8, C_canadensis_v1, whole genome shotgun sequence, one genomic window encodes:
- the LOC122579174 gene encoding monosaccharide-sensing protein 2-like: MTRGAVYVAIAAAIGNMLQGWDNATIAGAVLYLKKEFHLETQPTIEGLIVAMSLIGATVITTFSGSVSDAIGRRPMLIVSSFFYFISGLVMFWSPNVYVLLVARLLDGFGIGLAVTLVPLYISETAPSDIRGLLNTLPQFTGSIGMCLAYTMVFFMSLKSDASWRTMLGVLSLPSIVYFLLAVFFLPESPRWLVSKGKMDEARIVLQALRGKEDVSGEMALLVEGLEVGGETSVEEYVINADNELSDDHVEEKDQIKLYSAEEGQSWVAKPVRGQSSLVAASRHGSMAAHMMDPMVTLFGSVHEKQNENGSMRSMIFPNFGSMFHGEQQKPENWDVESNHDKGNLSGDESDDNNLKSPLLSRNSTGVDKDMIAPISKSSMLNARQPSETTNAMGIGGGWQLAYRKTEDGKKAGGLQRIYLHQEGGAESRRGSIAALPIAGDGDAVRASALVSRSVLCLDDATGQNPIQAGVIKAPPSTKQGSSWADLAEPGIKEALIVGVGIQILQQFSGINGVLYYTPQILEQAGVGLLLANMGIGSESASFLISGLTTFLMLPSIGVAMKLIDVAGRRALLLATLPVLLASLIVLVLSNIIDLGSILHAVISTISVVVYFCTFVMGYGPIPNTLCSEIFPTRVRGLCIAICALTFWIGDIIVTYTLPVLLTTIGLAGAFGIYAVVCTISWFFVYFKVPETKGMPLEVITEFFAMGAANKKSN, from the exons atgacaAGGGGAGCTGTGTATGTAGCTATTGCAGCCGCCATTGGAAACATGTTACAAGGATGGGATAATGCCACAATCGCAG GAGCTGTTCTTTACCTCAAAAAGGAATTCCATTTAGAAACACAACCTACAATCGAAGGGCTAATCGTGGCAATGTCACTAATAGGTGCTACTGTGATCACAACATTTTCGGGATCGGTATCAGATGCCATTGGAAGGCGCCCTATGCTCAtagtttcttcatttttttatttcattagtGGTCTAGTAATGTTTTGGTCACCAAATGTTTATGTTTTGCTAGTAGCAAGACTTCTTGATGGATTCGGGATAGGTTTGGCTGTGACACTTGTGCCCCTTTATATTTCCGAAACTGCCCCTTCAGACATTAGAGGACTATTAAATACTCTTCCACAGTTTACGGGTAGTATTGGAATGTGTTTAGCATACACTATGGTGTTCTTTATGTCACTAAAATCTGATGCTAGTTGGAGGACAATGCTCGGGGTCCTCTCTTTACCTTCCATTGTGTACTTTCTATTGGCGGTGTTTTTCTTGCCTGAATCTCCAAGGTGGTTGGTGAGTAAAGGTAAGATGGACGAGGCTAGAATTGTTCTGCAAGCGCTTCGTGGAAAAGAAGATGTCTCAG GGGAGATGGCATTACTAGTTGAAGGTCTAGAAGTAGGAGGTGAAACGTCTGTAGAAGAGTATGTGATCAATGCAGACAATGAGCTTAGTGATGATCATGTTGAAGAGAAAGATCAAATCAAGTTATATAGTGCAGAAGAGGGACAATCATGGGTAGCTAAGCCAGTTAGGGGTCAAAGCTCTTTGGTTGCAGCTTCTAGACATGGAAGTATGGCTGCACATATGATGGATCCAATGGTAACTTTATTTGGAAGTGTCCATGAAAAACAGAATGAAAACGGAAGCATGAGAAGTATGATATTTCCTAATTTTGGAAGCATGTTTCACGGAGAACAGCAAAAACCTGAAAATTGGGATGTTGAGAGTAATCATGACAAAGGAAATTTATCTGGAGATGAATCTGATGATAATAATCTCAAAAGTCCATTGCTATCGCGTAACTCAACAGGTGTAGATAAAGACATGATTGCCCCTATATCGAAGAGTAGTATGTTAAATGCTAGGCAGCCTAGTGAGACGACTAATGCCATGGGGATTGGTGGTGGCTGGCAGTTGGCCTATCGAAAGACCGAAGATGGGAAGAAAGCTGGGGGCCTTCAGAGGATCTATTTGCATCAAGAGGGTGGTGCTGAATCGAGACGTGGGTCCATTGCTGCACTCCCTATTGCAGGTGATGGTGATGCAGTTCGAGCTTCGGCTCTTGTGAGTAGATCTGTTCTTTGCTTAGATGACGCAACGGGTCAGAACCCAATCCAGGCTGGTGTGATCAAGGCACCACCATCTACGAAACAAGGATCTAGTTGGGCTGATCTTGCTGAGCCTGGTATTAAAGAAGCATTGATTGTTGGTGTTGGGATCCAAATACTTCAACAG TTTTCGGGCATAAATGGGGTTTTGTATTATACCCCTCAAATTTTGGAACAAGCCGGGGTAGGACTTCTATTGGCAAACATGGGAATCGGTTCAGAATCAGCTTCTTTTCTCATCAGCGGTCTAACAACTTTCTTGATGCTTCCTAGTATTGGTGTTGCCATGAAGCTTATAGATGTAGCAGGACGAAG AGCTCTGCTGCTAGCTACACTTCCTGTACTTCTGGCATCACTAATTGTTTTAGTTTTGAGCAATATTATCGACCTGGGGTCGATTCTCCATGCGGTCATCTCCACCATAAGTGTTGTGGTATATTTCTGCACTTTTGTGATGGGCTATGGACCAATCCCCAACACACTTTGTTCTGAGATATTCCCTACTCGTGTTAGAGGTCTTTGTATCGCCATCTGCGCACTTACATTTTGGATAGGTGACATTATTGTTACTTACACACTTCCAGTGTTGTTGACCACCATTGGCCTTGCGGGTGCTTTTGGAATCTATGCAGTTGTGTGTACCATCTCTTGGTTTTTCGTTTACTTCAAAGTGCCAGAAACAAAAGGCATGCCACTTGAAGTTATTACAGAATTCTTTGCCATGGGTGCTGCTAATAAGAAATCAAATTGA